A genomic region of Oryza glaberrima chromosome 1, OglaRS2, whole genome shotgun sequence contains the following coding sequences:
- the LOC127776571 gene encoding putative disease resistance RPP13-like protein 1 isoform X7, producing the protein MASGLISSLLSSASSLLAILRGPSSALYPHSSYPTASADLQRLKRLILRIQATLDDAEEQGMQDNYVKLWLKELKDLARDAEDVLNDYRYELLQCQIRECQVDCPRKRKHLDTDEEDDDSINERINEITNRFEEISRDRAALQLRPEDGQKIAGRSDWLKSQPTSHLLDESLVFGRIDEKENIVESVLSQSMKPGIVVLPIVGMGGIGKTTVAQMVYNDVRVREHFEHSGWIHVSPTFDVLRLTTAITESLTKRNCGFTQLSLVHEVLLKELDGKKLFFVLDDVWSECESSWHDLIRPLSYAQTVIILVTTRSKEVARLAGTVKPFYLTAIPNDDCWLLFQHFAFGKQCVNEKSSLVQIGKKILQKCGGLPLAVKSVGCLLRSKTDEHTWMEILESELWELDEKDNIFPALRLSYYWLPTRLKPCFLLCSLYPTYLGFTKDEMIDLWIAQGYVYSTGGKTRQEVGDEYFNELHARSLIETSSGQLLREAHYFDELIGRSVIDSLYENVERLRNIEPSYYASSLNLFPMDSMKSFSSERIDNFQLSKYIDMKQSLIETYLERSSKSIQRFKLHDVIFDLAKSFTSRERCTAMLGTLCNLPNELHQLHASQASGILSFHEPRSLQTLVLNCCFSASFHELSSFVHLRALVLNSNQDVTNMICSIGNLKHLRYLSLNCYLQELPESVSCLYSLETLVISNLRILRATNFHNLVSLKSLHVYFEFLDGSLDQFCKLDMLDTLCLKRCSNLTYLPLHVGSLINLQRLKLIGIPNIRNLDHASFKYRRNNSITRYQEATFPSLEELELDKLCKLEDWYGIQHSDCPKLQRLTIRDCTKLRTVPCFIALKKLVISNCALMSLQFSVSNVTSKLQTIDIRDCLCLSTLVGLQNLSDLMSLYIARCPRLLVLPSESMICKPHYTFIADCPKLKLWCEKYEFNYFQVN; encoded by the exons ATGGCGAGTGGGTTAATTTCATCTCTTCTTTCATCCGCTAGCAGCCTACTGGCAATTCTTCGTGGGCCGTCGTCGGCTTTATATCCCCACAGTTCTTATCCCACTGCATCTGCTGATCTGCAACGGCTGAAAAGACTGATATTACGCATCCAGGCCACACTCGACGATGCCGAGGAGCAAGGGATGCAAGATAACTATGTTAAGTTGTGGCTTAAGGAGCTCAAGGACTTGGCCCGTGATGCCGAGGATGTCCTTAATGATTACCGGTATGAGCTTCTGCAGTGCCAAATCCGAGAGTGTCAAGTTGATTGTCCACGCAAGCGGAAGCATTTGGATACTGACGAAGAGGATGATGATAGTATTAATGAG AGAATCAATGAGATAACAAACCGATTCGAGGAGATATCCAGAGATCGAGCCGCTCTGCAACTCAGGCCAGAAGATGGCCAGAAAATAGCAGGCAGGAGTGACTGGTTGAAGTCACAGCCAACTAGCCACCTTCTAGATGAGTCCCTTGTTTTTGGTAGGATTGATGAGAAGGAGAATATTGTAGAATCGGTATTATCCCAAAGCATGAAGCCTGGTATTGTTGTTTTGCCAATTGTAGGAATGGGTGGTATTGGAAAGACCACGGTAGCACAGATGGTATATAATGATGTCCGTGTTAGAGAACATTTTGAGCACAGTGGTTGGATTCATGTCTCCCCAACATTTGATGTCCTAAGGCTGACAACTGCAATAACTGAGTCATTGACCAAGAGAAACTGTGGCTTCACACAGCTAAGCCTAGTTCATGAGGTCCTCCTCAAAGAACTGGATGgaaagaaattattttttgtgcttGATGATGTATGGAGCGAATGTGAAAGTTCCTGGCATGATTTAATACGTCCACTCAGCTATGCTCAAACAGTCATAATATTGGTAACAACAAGGAGTAAAGAGGTGGCACGTCTTGCTGGAACAGTGAAGCCATTTTACCTTACTGCCATTCCTAATGACGATTGCTGGCTATTGTTTCAGCATTTTGCTTTTGGGAAGCAATGTGTGAATGAAAAATCGAGTTTAGTTCAGATTGGCAAGAAAATTTTGCAGAAGTGTGGTGGTTTACCACTAGCAGTGAAGTCAGTGGGCTGCCTTTTACGCTCGAAGACAGATGAACATACCTGGATGGAAATATTGGAAAGCGAGCTTTGGGAATTAGATGAGAAGGACAACATTTTCCCAGCTCTTAGATTGAGTTATTACTGGTTGCCTACAAGATTAAAACCTTGTTTCCTACTATGTTCATTGTATCCTACATATTTGGGTTTCACAAAAGATGAAATGATTGACCTGTGGATAGCTCAGGGTTATGTTTACTCCACAGGTGGTAAAACACGTCAGGAGGTTGGTGACGAGTATTTTAATGAGCTGCATGCAAGATCGTTGATTGAAACTTCATCAGGGCAATTGTTGCGTGAAGCACATTATTTTGATGAGTTAATAGGAAGATCAGTGATTGACAGCTTGTATGAGAATGTTGAGAGACTTCGCAATATTGAGCCAAGTTATTACGCATCTTCGCTAAATCTATTTCCGATGGACTCCATGAAATCATTTTCATCTGAGCGCATTGACAATTTTCAACTATCGAAATACATTGATATGAAACAATCGCTGATTGAAACGTATCTGGAGCGATCATCAAAGTCAATTCAGCGTTTTAAGTTACATGATGTTATTTTTGATCTTGCAAAGTCATTTACTAGCAGAGAACGCTGTACGGCAATGCTTGGCACACTATGTAATTTGCCAAACGAACTTCACCAACTTCATGCATCACAAGCTAGTGGCATACTTTCCTTTCATGAACCGAGGTCTCTACAGACATTGGTATTAAACTGTTGTTTCTCTGCTAGCTTCCATGAATTGTCCAGTTTTGTACATCTTAGGGCTTTGGTACTTAATTCGAACCAAGATGTTACCAATATGATATGTTCGATTGGCAATTTGAAGCACCTGCGTTATCTCTCTCTAAATTGCTATCTGCAAGAACTGCCTGAATCGGTGTCTTGTCTTTACAGCCTGGAGACATTGGTGATTTCCAATTTGAGAATATTGAGGGCAACAAACTTCCACAATCTTGTCAGCCTTAAAAGTCTGCATGTATATTTCGAGTTTTTGGATGGATCATTGGATCAATTTTGCAAGCTTGATATGTTGGACACACTATGTCTGAAGAGATGCAGTAACTTGACATACTTACCCTTACATGTAGGAAGCCTCATCAACTTACAGCGTCTTAAACTCATTGGAATACCAAACATCCGGAATTTGGATCATGCATCTTTCAAGTACAGAAGAAATAACAGCATAACAAGGTACCAAGAAGCAACATTTCCATCCTTGGAGGAGTTAGAACTCGATAAATTGTGCAAACTAGAAGATTGGTATGGAATACAACATTCAGATTGCCCGAAATTGCAGAGACTTACAATCAGAGACTGTACCAAACTAAGAACAGTACCTTGTTTTATTGCCCTTAAAAAGCTAGTAATAAGCAATTGTGCCCTCATGAGTCTCCAGTTTTCAGTTAGTAATGTGACATCAAAGCTCCAAACTATTGACATCAGGGATTGTTTGTGCCTCAGTACTTTGGTGGGACTACAAAATCTTTCTGATCTTATGAGCTTGTATATTGCCCGTTGTCCTCGGCTCCTCGTTCTTCCTTCAGAAAGTATGATATGTAAGCCTCACTATACATTTATTGCTGATTGCCCTAAACTGAAGCTGTGGTGCGAGAAATATGAGTTCAACTACTTTCAG GTCAATTAA